Proteins from a single region of Thermotoga maritima MSB8:
- a CDS encoding branched-chain amino acid ABC transporter permease — MVFFLQNLFNGIMLGGLYALIAIGYTMVYGILRLINFAHGDVMMMGVYFAFYAATLLSLNPLFSAIVAILGAALLGFLIDRVAYKPLRNAPRISALITAIGVSFFLESLAVVVFGAIPKSFLKVFKDRTILNKVLTVAGARIPLLTFLVIFITAVILIVLFFIVYRTKIGMAMRAISMDIPTTALMGVNVDAVIGFTFALGSALAAASGIMWAMRFPNVHPYMGFMPGLKAFIAAVFGGIGSIPGAVLGGVLLGLIEIFLAAYFPAVMGYRDAFAFIILIIILLVKPSGLLGKKIVEKV; from the coding sequence GTGGTATTCTTTCTCCAGAATCTCTTCAACGGAATCATGCTCGGAGGTTTGTACGCGCTCATAGCGATTGGTTACACCATGGTTTATGGTATTCTGAGGCTCATCAATTTCGCCCATGGCGATGTTATGATGATGGGTGTCTACTTCGCCTTCTACGCTGCTACTCTTCTTTCTCTGAATCCACTTTTTTCTGCCATCGTAGCGATCCTCGGAGCAGCGCTATTGGGTTTTCTCATAGACAGAGTTGCTTACAAACCTCTGAGAAACGCTCCCAGGATTTCCGCTCTTATCACCGCTATCGGAGTTTCTTTCTTCCTTGAGAGTCTCGCTGTGGTCGTTTTTGGAGCCATTCCCAAGTCTTTTCTGAAGGTCTTCAAGGACAGGACCATACTGAACAAAGTGCTGACTGTAGCGGGAGCCAGAATACCACTCCTCACGTTCCTCGTGATCTTCATCACCGCCGTCATTCTGATAGTCCTGTTCTTCATCGTTTATAGAACGAAGATCGGTATGGCTATGAGAGCGATTTCCATGGATATTCCAACGACTGCCCTCATGGGTGTCAACGTGGACGCCGTCATCGGTTTCACGTTTGCCCTCGGTTCGGCACTCGCTGCTGCGAGTGGGATCATGTGGGCAATGAGATTTCCGAACGTACATCCTTACATGGGTTTCATGCCAGGTCTCAAGGCTTTCATTGCGGCGGTGTTTGGAGGAATAGGTTCGATCCCCGGAGCTGTTCTCGGTGGCGTTCTTCTCGGTCTCATTGAGATATTCCTCGCAGCTTATTTCCCAGCTGTTATGGGTTACCGGGATGCGTTCGCTTTCATCATCCTGATCATCATACTGCTCGTGAAACCTTCTGGACTTCTCGGTAAAAAAATCGTGGAAAAGGTGTGA
- a CDS encoding branched-chain amino acid ABC transporter permease, whose product MKMEKKLSARTNFILTVVFLIFMALLLYLADRYMDSYKLRVVRLIAIYGIMAVSLNLINGITGIFSLGHAGFILIGAYTASLLTLSPEQKAMSFIIEPIVPWLANAHTDFFTATVAGGVLAAVFAFLIGWPVLRLSGDYLAIASLGFAEVIRIIALNAISITNGPLGLKGIPEYSNIWWCYGWLFVTVLFMASLVNSSYGRALKAIREDRIAAEAMGINVFKHQLLSFVIGAFFAGVSGSLYAHWLTTIDPRTTTLGPMLTFYVLIMIVLGGLGSISGSLIGAALFAILFEWLRDLEEPFTFFGIHVPGIKGMRILVISAIFILVMIFWQRGIMGREELTWNNLYRWLFARRRGGEEK is encoded by the coding sequence ATGAAGATGGAGAAGAAACTATCTGCACGAACGAACTTCATTCTCACGGTTGTTTTCCTGATCTTCATGGCCCTTCTTCTCTATCTGGCTGATAGATACATGGACAGCTACAAGCTGAGAGTAGTGAGGCTCATCGCCATATACGGTATCATGGCGGTGAGTTTGAACCTGATAAACGGTATCACGGGTATCTTTTCTCTTGGACACGCCGGTTTCATCTTGATAGGTGCTTATACGGCGTCTCTTCTCACACTTTCACCAGAGCAGAAAGCGATGTCTTTTATAATAGAGCCGATCGTTCCCTGGCTTGCGAACGCGCACACCGACTTCTTCACCGCCACAGTGGCAGGCGGTGTTCTGGCAGCCGTCTTCGCTTTTCTCATAGGGTGGCCGGTTTTGAGGCTTTCCGGTGATTACCTCGCGATAGCGTCCCTTGGGTTCGCAGAGGTGATAAGGATCATCGCTCTCAACGCCATCAGCATCACAAACGGCCCTCTCGGTCTCAAGGGAATTCCGGAATACTCAAACATCTGGTGGTGTTACGGCTGGCTATTCGTAACGGTTCTGTTCATGGCAAGCCTTGTGAACAGTAGCTACGGAAGAGCTTTGAAGGCCATCAGAGAAGACCGCATAGCAGCCGAAGCCATGGGAATAAATGTTTTCAAACATCAGCTTCTTTCTTTCGTCATAGGAGCCTTCTTTGCGGGTGTTTCTGGTTCGCTCTACGCGCACTGGCTCACCACGATAGATCCCAGAACGACCACACTCGGTCCCATGCTCACTTTCTACGTTCTCATCATGATAGTTCTGGGTGGACTCGGCAGTATTTCCGGTTCGCTCATAGGAGCCGCTCTCTTCGCTATACTCTTCGAGTGGCTCAGGGATCTGGAAGAGCCTTTCACGTTCTTCGGCATACACGTTCCCGGTATAAAGGGAATGAGGATCCTCGTGATATCCGCCATTTTCATCCTTGTGATGATCTTCTGGCAGAGGGGTATCATGGGAAGAGAAGAACTCACCTGGAACAACCTTTACAGATGGCTCTTTGCTCGTCGCAGGGGTGGTGAAGAGAAATGA
- a CDS encoding ABC transporter ATP-binding protein has protein sequence MTVTDLSKKPLLLLDHVTMQFGGLVAVDDFTNEIREGELVGLIGPNGAGKTTVFNVITGIYTPTKGRIVFNDIDITGLRPYQITHLGIARTFQNIRLFSDMTVLENVLVAQHHVLSNPDADRILVKHGKPRKGHGRFWFWRAVTKIGYLKKEKEMVERAKDLIKRVGLEKVMYEKASSLPYGEQRKLEIARALATEPKLILLDEPAAGMNPKETEDLMEFIKQIRKDFNLTVLLIEHDMKVVMGICERIIVMDYGRIIAEGTPKEIQNDPRVIEAYLGREWESV, from the coding sequence ATGACGGTCACGGATCTTTCCAAGAAACCTCTCCTCCTTCTGGATCATGTGACGATGCAGTTCGGTGGACTCGTAGCGGTGGACGATTTCACGAACGAAATCAGAGAGGGAGAACTCGTCGGTCTCATAGGACCAAATGGTGCGGGAAAGACAACTGTATTCAACGTGATAACGGGTATATACACCCCTACGAAGGGAAGAATCGTGTTCAACGATATAGATATCACGGGGTTGAGACCGTACCAGATCACACACCTTGGAATCGCAAGGACTTTCCAGAACATCAGGCTCTTTTCTGACATGACCGTTCTCGAGAACGTTCTTGTGGCTCAGCACCACGTTCTCTCCAATCCCGATGCAGATAGAATTCTTGTGAAGCACGGAAAACCGAGAAAGGGCCACGGACGTTTCTGGTTCTGGAGGGCTGTCACGAAAATCGGATACTTGAAGAAAGAAAAAGAAATGGTGGAAAGAGCCAAAGACCTCATCAAGAGGGTAGGACTCGAAAAGGTGATGTACGAGAAGGCTTCCTCGCTTCCGTATGGAGAGCAGAGAAAGCTGGAGATAGCCAGAGCTCTCGCAACGGAACCGAAACTGATCTTGCTGGACGAACCCGCCGCAGGTATGAACCCGAAGGAAACAGAGGACCTCATGGAGTTCATAAAACAGATCAGAAAGGACTTCAACCTGACGGTGCTTCTCATAGAGCACGATATGAAAGTGGTCATGGGAATTTGTGAGAGAATCATAGTGATGGACTACGGCAGAATCATAGCGGAAGGAACGCCGAAGGAAATTCAGAACGATCCGCGCGTGATAGAGGCGTACCTCGGAAGGGAGTGGGAGAGTGTCTGA
- a CDS encoding ABC transporter ATP-binding protein: MSDIVLEVQSLHVYYGAIHAIKGIDLKVPRGQIVTLIGANGAGKTTTLSAIAGLVRAQKGKIIFNGQDITNKPAHVINRMGIALVPEGRRIFPELTVYENLMMGAYNRKDKEGIKRDLEWIFSLFPRLKERLKQLGGTLSGGEQQMLAIGRALMSRPKLLMMDEPSLGLAPILVSEVFEVIQKINQEGTTILLVEQNALGALKVAHYGYVLETGQIVLEGKASELLDNEMVRKAYLGVA, from the coding sequence GTGTCTGACATCGTCCTTGAAGTCCAGTCTCTCCACGTTTACTACGGTGCGATCCACGCCATCAAGGGAATAGACCTGAAAGTCCCGAGAGGTCAGATCGTAACGCTGATCGGAGCAAACGGTGCGGGAAAAACCACAACGCTCTCCGCGATAGCAGGACTCGTAAGAGCGCAGAAGGGAAAGATCATCTTCAACGGCCAGGACATAACAAACAAGCCAGCCCACGTGATAAACAGAATGGGAATAGCTCTGGTTCCCGAAGGAAGGAGAATCTTTCCAGAGCTCACCGTCTATGAGAATCTCATGATGGGAGCGTACAACCGGAAGGACAAAGAAGGAATAAAACGTGACCTGGAATGGATCTTCTCGCTTTTCCCGAGGTTGAAAGAGAGACTAAAACAGCTGGGAGGAACTCTTTCCGGTGGAGAACAGCAGATGCTCGCAATCGGAAGAGCTCTGATGAGCAGACCAAAGCTTCTGATGATGGACGAACCTTCTCTGGGTCTTGCTCCCATCCTGGTCTCCGAAGTTTTCGAGGTCATCCAGAAGATCAACCAGGAGGGAACCACCATTCTCCTGGTGGAACAGAACGCCCTCGGTGCTTTGAAGGTTGCCCACTACGGTTACGTCCTCGAGACTGGACAGATCGTTCTCGAAGGAAAAGCCAGCGAACTTCTGGACAACGAAATGGTCAGAAAGGCCTATCTCGGTGTTGCATAA
- a CDS encoding CBS and ACT domain-containing protein: MLVKDFMTRNPITIAPETSFSEALKLMKQNKIKRLIVMKNEKIVGIVTEKDLLYASPSKATTLNIWELHYLLSKLKIEEIMTKDVVTVNENTPIEDAARIMEEKDISGLPVVDDAGRLVGIITQTDIFKVFVEIFGTKREGTIRYTMEMPDKPGELLEVAKRIYEAGGNIISIATLFEEGKDSYLATLRVENIDHEKFVKSLDEIDVKLLYYHSN; the protein is encoded by the coding sequence ATGCTTGTCAAGGATTTCATGACGAGAAATCCCATCACCATCGCTCCAGAGACCTCTTTTTCTGAGGCCCTCAAACTCATGAAACAGAACAAAATCAAACGCCTCATAGTGATGAAGAATGAAAAGATCGTCGGTATCGTGACAGAAAAGGACCTTCTCTACGCATCTCCCTCCAAAGCCACGACACTCAACATCTGGGAACTCCACTACCTTCTTTCCAAACTCAAAATCGAGGAGATCATGACAAAAGATGTCGTCACAGTGAACGAAAACACACCGATAGAAGATGCGGCAAGGATAATGGAGGAGAAGGATATAAGTGGGCTCCCTGTAGTTGACGACGCGGGACGTCTTGTTGGAATCATCACACAGACTGATATCTTCAAAGTCTTCGTGGAGATATTCGGAACCAAGAGGGAAGGAACCATAAGGTACACGATGGAAATGCCAGACAAACCGGGTGAACTTCTCGAAGTGGCAAAGAGAATCTACGAAGCAGGCGGGAACATCATCTCCATCGCAACACTTTTCGAAGAAGGGAAGGATTCTTACCTTGCCACACTCAGGGTGGAAAACATCGACCATGAAAAGTTCGTGAAATCCCTCGATGAAATCGATGTGAAGCTTCTGTACTACCATTCAAACTGA
- a CDS encoding cytochrome c biogenesis CcdA family protein yields the protein MSFAVAEVSYWMALGYGLLAFFSPCVLPLIPAFLGVLFASKGDFLKVIGFFVGISSLFSVIGVLFGLFGNFIPTYILTWISGLALVVFGLFYLFDVELVKMKKNPNVWRYKGEGFLNGFLLGGSVGLVWIPCSSPILGSILAIVASGREPVKGGVLLFLYSLGISIPFILMGGFVNKLLNRVSFKKPVWMNVLKIVGSLSLILVGVLILTGRFITY from the coding sequence ATGAGTTTCGCCGTTGCAGAAGTGAGTTACTGGATGGCTCTTGGATACGGCCTCCTCGCATTTTTCAGCCCATGTGTTCTGCCCCTGATCCCCGCTTTTCTTGGCGTGCTCTTTGCCTCGAAAGGAGATTTCCTGAAGGTCATAGGTTTTTTCGTGGGAATATCTTCTCTCTTTTCAGTCATAGGAGTCCTTTTTGGACTGTTTGGAAATTTCATTCCTACTTACATACTCACGTGGATTTCCGGGCTTGCTCTCGTAGTCTTTGGGCTGTTTTACCTGTTCGATGTTGAACTTGTGAAGATGAAAAAGAATCCCAACGTGTGGCGCTACAAAGGGGAAGGATTCCTGAACGGTTTCTTACTCGGTGGTAGTGTGGGGCTCGTGTGGATTCCCTGCTCGAGTCCCATACTGGGAAGTATCCTCGCGATAGTGGCGAGTGGAAGAGAACCGGTGAAGGGGGGAGTACTTCTTTTCCTCTACTCTCTGGGTATTTCGATTCCGTTCATCCTGATGGGAGGATTCGTCAACAAGCTTTTGAACCGCGTCAGCTTCAAAAAGCCTGTGTGGATGAACGTTCTCAAAATAGTGGGTTCTCTCTCACTCATTCTCGTTGGAGTGCTCATTCTCACGGGAAGATTCATCACATACTGA
- a CDS encoding thioredoxin family protein, whose product MKRFLIITILALSVFSLALTLDDAYRLANITQRKLIMMFSSPTCYYCNLFKKEVFPKEDFQEILIPNFVFVELYATDEKTTLFAKEVLGEESVSYRDLFAGFGVRGTPTFFFFKGKEGLGYLPGYVDKDNFIKILKYVAQELKEDFQTYLKKDDPFVGEPLIIEIFKEDADFVLEKDENAVKVDTVPNEVRRDRIYVTDSPDVAKTLQEKGALRVLLAK is encoded by the coding sequence GTGAAAAGGTTCTTAATCATCACAATTTTGGCTTTGAGTGTGTTCTCATTGGCCCTCACTTTAGATGACGCCTACAGACTCGCGAACATCACCCAGAGAAAGCTGATCATGATGTTCTCGAGTCCAACCTGTTACTACTGTAATCTGTTCAAAAAAGAAGTATTCCCGAAAGAAGATTTCCAGGAAATTCTGATTCCAAACTTCGTCTTCGTTGAGCTGTACGCCACAGATGAAAAAACCACACTCTTTGCGAAGGAAGTTCTGGGAGAGGAATCGGTTAGCTACAGAGATCTCTTCGCTGGATTCGGTGTGAGAGGAACGCCTACGTTTTTCTTTTTTAAGGGAAAAGAAGGTCTGGGATACCTTCCTGGCTATGTGGACAAAGACAACTTCATAAAGATTCTGAAATACGTTGCTCAGGAGTTGAAAGAAGACTTCCAGACCTACCTGAAGAAAGACGATCCGTTCGTGGGCGAACCGTTGATCATCGAAATTTTCAAAGAAGACGCAGATTTTGTTCTGGAAAAAGACGAAAACGCCGTGAAAGTGGATACCGTACCGAACGAAGTGAGAAGAGACAGGATATACGTGACGGATTCACCAGATGTTGCAAAGACCCTTCAGGAAAAAGGCGCTCTCCGGGTTCTGCTCGCTAAATGA
- a CDS encoding methyl-accepting chemotaxis protein, whose amino-acid sequence MSLKGKTLLVSTITLAAVVLVALLGGSVFLKAGQNVRKAFEEYELAVEALDKLGELETKVALFVNNAAKIEEVSSLFNELKKVADKIPSLKEHMDALERNISEIISGKTEVVSRIQSSVDQVKEDIMANLDRTRENLDKEISYSSELIRNVLFIVLPIVAVASGVFLFVMISRSLRLLKPVMEASRSLRNNDLTINIQEAKGKDEISTLLNEFKASIEYLRNNLKDVQTETFSVAESIEEISKANEEITNQLLGISKEMDNISTRIESISASVQETTAGSEEISSATKNIADSAQQAASFADQSTQLAKEAGDALKKVIEVTRMISNSAKDVERVVESFQKGAEEITSFVETINAIAEQTNLLALNAAIEAARAGEAGRGFAVVADEIRKLAEESQQASENVRRVVNEIRSIAEDAGKVSSEITARVEEGTKLADEADEKLNSIVGAVERINEMLQNIAAAIEEQTAAVDEITTAMTENAKNAEEITNSVKEVNARLQEISASTEEVTSRVQTIRENVQMLKEIVARYKI is encoded by the coding sequence ATGAGTTTAAAAGGAAAAACACTTCTAGTATCGACTATAACATTAGCTGCAGTAGTTCTTGTAGCCCTCCTGGGGGGTAGTGTCTTCTTGAAAGCTGGTCAGAACGTGAGAAAAGCGTTTGAAGAGTACGAACTCGCAGTGGAAGCCCTGGATAAACTGGGTGAACTTGAAACCAAAGTTGCTCTGTTTGTAAACAACGCGGCGAAAATAGAGGAGGTATCATCGCTCTTCAATGAATTGAAGAAAGTAGCCGATAAGATACCTTCTTTGAAGGAGCATATGGACGCTCTGGAGCGAAACATTTCAGAGATAATTTCCGGAAAAACGGAAGTGGTTTCTCGCATTCAAAGTTCTGTGGATCAGGTGAAGGAAGATATCATGGCGAATCTGGACAGAACCAGAGAAAACCTTGACAAAGAGATTTCGTACAGTTCTGAGCTCATCAGAAACGTTCTTTTCATTGTTCTTCCAATCGTAGCGGTGGCAAGTGGAGTATTTCTGTTCGTCATGATATCTCGTAGTCTGAGACTCTTGAAACCTGTTATGGAAGCGTCAAGATCTTTGAGGAACAACGATCTCACAATTAACATACAGGAAGCGAAAGGAAAAGACGAGATAAGCACTCTCTTAAATGAATTCAAAGCTTCCATAGAATATCTGAGAAACAATCTCAAAGATGTACAGACAGAGACATTCTCAGTTGCCGAGAGTATCGAGGAGATCTCCAAGGCAAACGAAGAGATCACAAACCAGCTTCTTGGAATTTCAAAGGAAATGGACAACATTTCCACGAGGATAGAGTCCATTTCTGCCTCGGTTCAGGAAACCACAGCGGGATCCGAAGAGATCAGCAGTGCCACTAAAAACATAGCAGACAGCGCCCAGCAGGCAGCAAGTTTCGCCGACCAAAGTACACAACTAGCGAAAGAAGCTGGAGATGCTTTGAAGAAAGTCATAGAAGTCACTCGAATGATATCGAACAGTGCCAAAGACGTGGAAAGGGTTGTGGAGAGTTTCCAGAAGGGAGCCGAAGAGATCACAAGCTTTGTTGAAACCATCAATGCAATAGCAGAGCAGACGAACTTGCTCGCGTTGAACGCGGCGATAGAAGCGGCAAGAGCGGGAGAAGCGGGAAGGGGCTTTGCGGTCGTCGCAGATGAAATAAGAAAACTCGCTGAAGAAAGTCAGCAGGCTTCAGAGAACGTCAGAAGAGTTGTCAACGAGATCAGAAGCATAGCCGAAGATGCAGGAAAGGTGTCTTCTGAAATCACAGCGCGTGTCGAAGAGGGTACAAAACTGGCTGACGAAGCTGATGAAAAACTGAACTCCATTGTAGGAGCTGTGGAGAGAATAAACGAGATGCTTCAGAATATAGCAGCGGCGATAGAAGAACAGACAGCAGCTGTGGACGAGATCACAACCGCTATGACAGAAAACGCGAAAAACGCAGAAGAAATTACAAACAGTGTCAAGGAAGTGAACGCAAGGCTTCAGGAAATCAGTGCCTCGACAGAAGAAGTTACGAGCAGAGTACAGACCATCAGGGAAAATGTACAGATGCTCAAAGAAATCGTCGCAAGATACAAAATATGA
- a CDS encoding HD-GYP domain-containing protein, with translation MEAIQVASVKDNFVKTLEKIRKKHGVDIIALFAIRQSLAIHVINSADNPVSFSAGTIFNLTLTPLVEEFLFNVKTFENHPQKTRFALVENVQWELYIPVVFKEFPTGFVYVASKKKRDAEKTEGIIRDLQDFLKAHGLEYYFLEYSVVLDQLLTTVAILIDRLFSRVSRYTLNHIYNVAFWAEEIGKIVGLDEKRLAKLYLAGLLHDIGKVYIDERILNKEGRLTLQEYQEMKKHVDYSYNMVKDLMIWDIEDDVALWVVQHHEKFDGSGYPFGLKEEEITPEGRILKIADTLDAMLSPRSYRNPFPLDDVIKEIERLRGKDFDPLLADLTVDLLREKKESLGLFEGRILPATLIAGEGIHEGILRKNDGYHVFISDYV, from the coding sequence ATGGAAGCAATCCAAGTAGCCAGTGTCAAAGATAATTTCGTGAAAACACTGGAGAAGATCAGAAAAAAGCACGGAGTAGATATCATTGCCCTGTTTGCGATCAGGCAGAGCTTGGCGATTCATGTGATCAACTCGGCCGACAATCCCGTTTCTTTCAGCGCAGGAACAATTTTCAATCTTACTTTAACTCCCCTGGTTGAGGAATTTCTGTTCAATGTGAAAACTTTCGAGAATCATCCACAGAAAACTCGTTTCGCTCTTGTGGAGAATGTTCAATGGGAGCTCTACATTCCCGTTGTTTTCAAAGAATTTCCCACAGGGTTTGTGTACGTTGCCTCGAAGAAAAAGAGGGATGCAGAGAAAACAGAGGGAATAATTAGGGATCTTCAAGATTTTTTGAAAGCACACGGACTCGAATACTACTTCCTGGAGTACTCTGTCGTCCTGGATCAGCTTTTAACCACCGTGGCGATACTGATAGACAGACTGTTTTCCAGAGTCAGCCGCTACACGCTGAACCACATATACAACGTGGCTTTCTGGGCGGAAGAAATCGGAAAGATAGTGGGTCTGGATGAAAAAAGACTTGCGAAGCTGTATCTGGCGGGTCTTCTTCATGACATAGGTAAAGTGTATATAGATGAGCGCATCTTGAACAAAGAAGGAAGATTAACACTCCAGGAGTACCAGGAGATGAAAAAACACGTGGATTACAGCTATAACATGGTAAAAGACCTGATGATCTGGGATATTGAGGACGATGTGGCTCTCTGGGTGGTTCAACACCACGAGAAATTCGACGGGAGCGGGTATCCGTTCGGATTGAAGGAAGAAGAGATAACGCCCGAAGGAAGGATACTCAAGATAGCGGATACTCTGGATGCGATGCTCTCTCCCAGATCGTATAGAAATCCGTTTCCTTTGGATGATGTGATCAAAGAAATCGAGAGACTTAGAGGAAAAGATTTCGACCCCTTGCTCGCGGATCTAACTGTTGATCTATTGAGGGAGAAAAAAGAGAGTTTAGGTCTTTTCGAAGGAAGGATACTTCCTGCTACACTGATCGCAGGTGAAGGGATACATGAAGGTATTCTGCGAAAAAACGATGGATATCATGTTTTTATTTCTGATTACGTTTGA
- a CDS encoding helix-turn-helix domain-containing protein, with amino-acid sequence MVQLHMGNVLVLLCLLLRRQRGENMKLESLEDLVRVLYASGYSQRKLAKILKVTPRTVNLWFQGKSVPSPENLVKLAKVLNVDPLELSRLFLSMKK; translated from the coding sequence ATGGTACAATTACACATGGGAAATGTGCTTGTTTTACTTTGTTTATTACTACGTCGCCAGAGAGGTGAGAATATGAAATTAGAATCTTTAGAGGATCTAGTGCGGGTTCTGTACGCTTCAGGTTACAGTCAGAGAAAACTGGCTAAAATTCTTAAGGTAACTCCAAGAACCGTGAATCTGTGGTTTCAGGGGAAAAGCGTTCCTTCTCCGGAGAATCTGGTGAAACTCGCCAAGGTATTGAACGTTGATCCCTTGGAACTGTCGAGACTCTTCTTAAGTATGAAAAAGTAA
- a CDS encoding methyl-accepting chemotaxis protein → MKSVASKLLLGFGLVCAGLVLFGLLTFYNILSLEKIVADTANINRAIVELAINQAGVLVAVQNKDKSLLSSSVEGLRTSLDDIKAYQSDFSGENLKLLQESIAHLEEMIRITDSLIVDGVDQSIYDRFVELQAEIRNPLRKLVQNLGVENVSMTKNIKRNIIFFLVVVCAAAMFIAIFTTRNLTTPLKKLAVLVENLSHGVLNVEIEKIRSKDEIGKAAMAVEKLREILLDIITGINKASSEVSSSSEELSATSEELSANVNSISEALVSLNKEADENSATLEEFTASIEELSSTADSNSKSAQAMLESTQRVHEQVEKSTERIREITEKAHSTREMSENTKQALNRLLSMAENINSIVDTINSIAEQTNLLALNAAIEAARAGEAGRGFAVVADEIRKLAEESKAATQQIGEILGKLRDEINNSSKIVESTASAIEETASLVESIKDVFESIRIAMEDVQSRVESVAASTQEQSASLEELSAGVTRLTELLNKTRENTSSANSALQEANAALEELSASAQSLAELAQELQRRIEFFKI, encoded by the coding sequence ATGAAATCGGTTGCATCGAAACTACTCCTAGGTTTTGGACTCGTATGCGCAGGACTCGTGCTGTTCGGCCTACTGACGTTCTACAACATTCTTTCTCTTGAGAAGATAGTCGCCGACACTGCAAACATCAACAGAGCCATCGTGGAACTGGCGATAAACCAGGCAGGAGTACTCGTAGCGGTTCAGAACAAGGATAAATCGCTTCTTTCATCTTCTGTGGAGGGACTTCGAACAAGCCTTGATGATATTAAAGCGTATCAGAGTGATTTCTCTGGAGAGAACCTGAAACTTCTCCAGGAGTCGATAGCTCATCTTGAAGAGATGATACGGATAACAGATTCACTGATAGTAGACGGTGTGGATCAGTCCATCTATGACCGTTTCGTGGAGTTGCAAGCAGAGATCAGGAATCCTTTGAGGAAACTAGTTCAGAATCTCGGTGTTGAAAACGTTTCCATGACGAAGAACATCAAAAGGAACATAATCTTCTTCCTCGTTGTGGTATGTGCCGCAGCCATGTTCATCGCCATCTTCACTACACGGAATCTCACGACTCCTCTGAAAAAGCTCGCCGTCCTCGTCGAAAACCTCAGCCACGGTGTACTGAATGTGGAGATAGAAAAAATCCGTAGCAAGGACGAGATAGGAAAAGCAGCTATGGCCGTTGAAAAGCTGAGAGAAATCCTTCTTGACATCATCACAGGAATAAACAAAGCTTCGAGCGAGGTGAGTTCGTCCAGCGAAGAGCTCTCTGCGACTTCTGAAGAACTCTCTGCCAACGTGAACAGCATATCAGAAGCGTTGGTGTCATTGAACAAAGAAGCAGACGAGAACTCTGCAACACTCGAAGAGTTCACTGCGAGTATAGAAGAACTCTCTTCCACAGCAGACAGCAATTCCAAATCTGCCCAGGCCATGCTTGAGTCTACTCAGAGGGTGCATGAACAGGTAGAAAAAAGCACGGAGAGAATAAGAGAAATCACAGAAAAGGCTCACAGCACAAGAGAGATGAGCGAGAACACAAAACAAGCCCTCAACAGGCTCCTGTCTATGGCAGAGAACATAAACAGCATCGTGGACACGATCAATTCCATAGCAGAGCAGACAAATCTGCTCGCGCTGAACGCGGCGATAGAAGCAGCAAGAGCGGGAGAAGCGGGAAGGGGCTTTGCGGTCGTCGCAGATGAAATAAGAAAACTCGCTGAAGAGAGTAAAGCGGCAACCCAGCAGATAGGAGAAATACTTGGAAAACTCAGAGATGAAATTAACAATTCTTCCAAGATTGTAGAAAGCACAGCCAGCGCTATTGAAGAAACAGCATCGCTTGTAGAAAGTATAAAAGACGTGTTCGAGAGCATCAGAATCGCCATGGAAGATGTTCAGAGTAGGGTGGAAAGTGTCGCTGCGAGCACCCAGGAACAGAGTGCAAGCCTTGAAGAACTTTCCGCAGGAGTTACTAGACTCACCGAACTTCTCAACAAAACAAGAGAGAACACAAGCAGTGCCAACAGTGCTCTCCAGGAAGCCAACGCTGCCCTTGAAGAACTCTCTGCTTCTGCCCAGAGCCTTGCTGAACTTGCACAGGAACTTCAGAGGAGGATCGAATTCTTCAAGATATAA